Proteins co-encoded in one Gehongia tenuis genomic window:
- the pgeF gene encoding peptidoglycan editing factor PgeF has product MSWREGLLRRERNGVVYFTAESFERTGLVAHAFTSKLGGVSEGECESLNFGFSRKDEPERVLENYRRMAEVLGVSLDSYVSTLQVHEDRVWAPEGADRGMGVLDRENMEKADALITDLSGLTLVKHTADCVPVLLLDPAAKAVSAIHAGWRGTAKRIAQRAVEAMARRYGSKPENILAAIGPSIGPCCFEVDEPVYGAMAKAGLLSAALVRDKKNGHYDMDLWRANARALMDGGLLAEHITIAGLCTRCRGELFFSHRRDRGKTGSLAAMIALKGET; this is encoded by the coding sequence ATGAGCTGGCGCGAAGGACTGCTCCGGCGGGAGAGGAACGGCGTCGTCTATTTCACCGCCGAAAGCTTCGAAAGGACCGGTCTTGTTGCCCACGCCTTCACGTCGAAGCTGGGCGGGGTGAGCGAGGGCGAGTGCGAGAGCCTCAACTTCGGCTTTTCAAGGAAGGATGAGCCGGAGCGGGTGCTGGAGAACTACCGGCGGATGGCGGAGGTCCTGGGGGTGAGCCTCGACAGCTATGTTTCCACTCTGCAGGTTCATGAGGACAGGGTGTGGGCGCCTGAGGGAGCGGACCGCGGCATGGGCGTCCTGGACCGGGAGAACATGGAGAAGGCCGACGCCCTGATCACGGACCTTTCCGGGCTTACGCTGGTCAAGCACACGGCGGACTGTGTGCCGGTCCTGCTGCTCGATCCGGCGGCAAAGGCAGTTTCCGCCATTCATGCCGGATGGCGGGGCACGGCGAAGCGCATCGCCCAGCGGGCGGTGGAGGCCATGGCCCGGCGGTACGGTTCAAAGCCGGAAAATATTCTCGCCGCCATCGGACCCAGTATTGGCCCCTGCTGCTTTGAGGTGGACGAACCGGTGTACGGCGCCATGGCGAAGGCGGGCCTCCTTTCGGCGGCGCTGGTCCGGGACAAGAAAAACGGCCATTACGATATGGACCTGTGGCGGGCAAACGCCAGGGCCCTGATGGACGGCGGGCTTTTGGCGGAGCACATCACCATCGCCGGTCTATGCACCCGCTGCCGGGGGGAGCTTTTCTTTTCCCACCGGCGGGATCGGGGGAAAACGGGCAGTCTTGCGGCAATGATCGCGCTGAAAGGGGAGACGTAA
- a CDS encoding YlmC/YmxH family sporulation protein, producing the protein MRFSDFQKKEVINVSTGERLGYTDDLIFSERDGQIESIVVPGPGKLFGLIRGEEMVVPWGSICRIGDDVILVEVHQKRTPRRC; encoded by the coding sequence ATGCGCTTTTCGGATTTTCAAAAAAAAGAGGTCATCAACGTCTCCACCGGCGAGCGGCTGGGCTACACGGACGATCTGATCTTCTCCGAGCGGGACGGCCAGATTGAATCCATCGTGGTGCCCGGTCCGGGCAAGCTCTTTGGGCTCATCCGCGGCGAGGAGATGGTGGTGCCCTGGGGCTCCATCTGCCGGATTGGTGACGATGTGATATTGGTGGAGGTCCATCAAAAACGGACGCCCCGCCGCTGCTAA
- a CDS encoding phosphate ABC transporter substrate-binding protein, with translation MKMNKWAGLTVAVAMTAVLFAGCGGGDAATPSASAAASAKPSASSAPASAEATPEAAPEALEGEITMVGSTSVGPVVTALQEMFHAKYPDVDISVEQNGSGPGIQAAMDGSADIGMASRELKDDEQPLTATQLCLDGISVVVNPENPVKGLTKEQLAQIYKGEITNWKDVGGNDGEIVLVTRESTSGTRGAFEELVLGEGQIDDKLCLVVNSNGDVGKTIEGEPNAIGYMSMGIVENYEIAALTMDEVEPTADNVKSGDYALSRPFLLLTKEEPEGVVKAFIEYMTTDEEAIAYMEEKGYIIP, from the coding sequence ATGAAGATGAACAAATGGGCCGGCCTCACTGTGGCCGTTGCCATGACCGCCGTGCTGTTTGCGGGCTGCGGCGGCGGGGACGCCGCGACGCCCTCTGCCAGTGCCGCCGCATCGGCCAAACCCTCCGCCAGCAGCGCGCCCGCTTCCGCTGAGGCCACCCCCGAAGCTGCCCCGGAGGCGCTGGAAGGTGAAATCACCATGGTCGGTTCCACCTCGGTGGGTCCGGTGGTCACCGCCCTGCAGGAAATGTTCCATGCCAAATATCCCGATGTGGATATCAGCGTGGAGCAGAACGGCTCCGGCCCCGGGATTCAGGCCGCTATGGACGGCAGCGCCGATATCGGCATGGCTTCCCGCGAACTGAAGGATGACGAACAGCCTCTCACCGCCACCCAGCTTTGCCTGGACGGGATCTCGGTGGTGGTCAATCCCGAAAATCCGGTCAAGGGATTGACGAAGGAACAGCTGGCCCAGATCTACAAGGGTGAGATCACCAACTGGAAGGACGTGGGCGGAAACGACGGCGAGATCGTTCTGGTCACCCGCGAATCCACCTCCGGCACCCGGGGTGCCTTCGAGGAACTGGTCCTCGGCGAAGGACAGATCGACGACAAGCTGTGCCTGGTGGTGAATTCCAACGGGGACGTGGGCAAGACCATCGAGGGCGAACCAAACGCCATCGGATACATGTCCATGGGCATCGTGGAGAACTATGAGATCGCCGCCCTCACCATGGACGAGGTGGAACCCACCGCGGATAACGTCAAAAGCGGTGACTACGCCCTGTCCCGCCCCTTCCTTTTGCTCACCAAGGAGGAACCGGAGGGTGTGGTGAAAGCGTTCATCGAGTACATGACCACCGATGAGGAAGCCATCGCCTACATGGAGGAGAAGGGCTACATCATCCCTTAA
- a CDS encoding YitT family protein, translating to MQKTTLQKLKYAFMLNLGILMLSAGVYFFKTPNSFATGGVSGLSILLAKGLPILTQAEYMTAINVLLLAVGVLVLGRECGLKTIYCSLMFSAETWLMERFLPLAGPLTNQPFLELVYAILLTGIGSAIIFNCNASSGGTDIVALILKKNMHINVGRALLFTDFLIAGSNFFVSGIMAGLYSMLGLFAKAFLVDNMIESLNLCKAFTIITSSPKAIAEYIMNDLHRGVTGYAAKGEYTGLEKTVLMTVCPRIDAAKLRRRVREIDPGAFVIVTNSNEIIGRGFRAV from the coding sequence ATGCAGAAAACGACCTTGCAGAAGCTGAAATACGCATTTATGCTCAACCTTGGCATTTTGATGCTGTCCGCGGGCGTGTATTTCTTCAAAACGCCGAACAGTTTTGCAACCGGCGGCGTGAGCGGTCTGTCCATTTTGCTGGCCAAGGGACTTCCGATACTCACGCAGGCGGAGTACATGACGGCCATCAACGTGCTGCTGCTGGCGGTGGGCGTGCTGGTTTTGGGCAGGGAATGCGGGCTCAAAACCATTTACTGTTCGCTCATGTTTTCCGCCGAGACCTGGCTGATGGAGCGGTTCCTTCCGTTGGCGGGGCCGCTGACCAACCAACCCTTCCTTGAGCTCGTCTACGCCATCCTGCTTACCGGCATCGGTTCGGCGATCATTTTCAACTGCAACGCATCCTCCGGAGGCACCGATATCGTGGCGCTGATTCTCAAAAAGAACATGCATATCAACGTGGGCCGGGCGCTGCTGTTCACCGATTTTCTCATCGCCGGCTCAAACTTTTTCGTATCCGGGATCATGGCGGGGCTTTATTCCATGCTGGGGCTTTTTGCAAAGGCCTTCCTGGTGGACAATATGATCGAGTCGCTCAATCTTTGCAAGGCCTTTACCATCATTACCTCCAGCCCGAAGGCCATCGCAGAATATATCATGAACGACCTTCACCGGGGCGTCACCGGCTATGCGGCCAAGGGGGAATACACCGGCCTTGAAAAGACCGTGCTGATGACGGTGTGCCCGCGGATCGACGCCGCCAAGCTTCGGCGGCGGGTGCGGGAGATCGATCCCGGCGCCTTTGTCATTGTGACCAATTCCAACGAAATTATCGGACGGGGTTTCCGCGCCGTTTGA
- the nrdR gene encoding transcriptional regulator NrdR, with protein sequence MKCPFCDHEDSRVVDSRPAGDGKAIRRRRECIACGRRFTTLERVAELLPIFVVKKDGTREAFDPEKIKRGLMKACEKRPVALEEIDTVVEEIEHKLVQAGEQEVQSTVIGEMIMERLRKLDEVAYVRFASVYRQFKDINTFMEELNKLLRDPS encoded by the coding sequence ATGAAGTGCCCTTTCTGCGATCACGAGGACAGCCGGGTGGTGGATTCCCGGCCGGCGGGAGATGGCAAGGCGATCCGGCGGCGCAGGGAATGCATCGCCTGCGGCCGGAGGTTCACGACTTTGGAGCGGGTGGCGGAGCTTCTGCCCATCTTCGTGGTCAAAAAGGACGGCACCCGGGAGGCCTTTGATCCCGAGAAGATCAAAAGGGGCCTTATGAAGGCCTGTGAAAAGCGCCCGGTGGCCTTGGAGGAGATCGATACCGTGGTGGAGGAGATCGAACACAAGCTGGTCCAGGCCGGCGAACAGGAGGTGCAAAGCACCGTCATCGGCGAGATGATCATGGAGCGTCTCAGAAAGCTGGATGAGGTGGCCTATGTGCGCTTCGCTTCGGTGTACCGCCAGTTCAAGGACATCAACACCTTCATGGAGGAGCTGAATAAGCTCCTGAGGGACCCGTCATGA
- a CDS encoding zinc ribbon domain-containing protein has translation MEKFCQSCGMPLEETLLGTEADGKKSGDYCKYCYDKGKFTGEMTMEEMIEFCAPHMAEGNPGMTKEAAVEAMKSFFPQLKRWRK, from the coding sequence ATGGAAAAATTCTGTCAAAGCTGTGGCATGCCGCTTGAGGAGACGCTGCTGGGCACCGAAGCCGACGGCAAAAAGAGCGGGGATTACTGCAAATACTGCTATGACAAGGGTAAGTTCACTGGCGAAATGACCATGGAGGAGATGATCGAGTTCTGCGCGCCCCACATGGCGGAGGGAAATCCCGGCATGACGAAGGAAGCGGCTGTGGAGGCCATGAAGAGCTTCTTTCCCCAGCTGAAGCGCTGGAGGAAATAG
- the sigG gene encoding RNA polymerase sporulation sigma factor SigG, translating to MMSNKVEICGVDTSKLPVLTNERMRELFGEIHRGSQGAREEFVRGNLRLVLSVIQRFTGRGESMDDLFQVGCIGLIKAIDNFDLSQNVRFSTYAVPMIIGEIRRYLRDNNAIRVSRSLRDVAYRALQAREALTNEKDREPTIAEIAERIDMAREDVVVALDAIQDPVSLYEPIYHDGGDAIFVMDQVKDEKALDETWLEGIALKEAMGKLSEREKYILYLRFFKGRTQMEVADEISISQAQVSRLEKNALRQMRKHI from the coding sequence ATGATGAGCAACAAAGTGGAAATTTGCGGGGTGGACACCTCCAAACTCCCGGTCCTTACCAACGAACGGATGCGGGAACTTTTTGGCGAGATTCACCGGGGCAGCCAGGGGGCGAGGGAAGAATTTGTCCGGGGCAATCTGAGGCTGGTCCTCAGTGTGATTCAGCGTTTCACGGGCCGGGGCGAATCCATGGACGACCTTTTTCAGGTGGGCTGCATCGGCCTTATCAAGGCCATTGACAACTTCGACCTCAGTCAAAACGTGCGCTTCTCCACCTACGCCGTACCCATGATCATCGGGGAGATCCGGCGGTATCTCCGGGATAACAACGCCATCCGGGTGAGCCGCTCCCTTCGGGATGTGGCCTATCGGGCGCTGCAGGCCAGGGAGGCGCTCACCAACGAGAAGGACCGGGAACCCACCATCGCGGAGATCGCTGAGCGCATCGATATGGCCAGGGAGGACGTGGTGGTGGCGCTGGACGCCATTCAGGATCCGGTGTCGCTGTATGAGCCCATCTACCATGACGGCGGCGACGCCATCTTTGTGATGGATCAGGTGAAGGACGAGAAGGCGCTGGACGAGACCTGGCTGGAGGGCATCGCCCTCAAGGAGGCCATGGGCAAGCTCAGCGAGCGGGAAAAGTACATTCTGTACCTCAGGTTTTTCAAGGGCCGCACCCAGATGGAGGTGGCCGACGAGATCTCGATCTCTCAGGCGCAGGTCTCCCGGCTGGAGAAAAACGCGCTGCGCCAGATGCGAAAGCATATTTAA
- a CDS encoding sigma-E processing peptidase SpoIIGA, with protein sequence MVYVEDVLLENLAVNALIVLLTLKAAGMRIRGWRLFLSAFLGAAASVAALMLPAMGVLGLLGKVLLSCGMVFLALGRRPVRTLLKGLAIFYGFTFLMGGATFAAAFLMSGGVKIAGGVLYVDGPYAFYLALAGLAAFGIQRLVAAVRRRGQGEVARVELKLFGAPVVIRGLVDTGNCLSEPISGLPVIVVWREAVELPGWFSALERGEAPGDEALPAGVRLVPFRSLGEGGHLWCVKVKDVKVVGSEELVLEEAYVGFAGAGFTPECGYDAVVPPGGTRAIGG encoded by the coding sequence ATGGTCTATGTGGAGGATGTTCTGCTGGAGAACCTGGCCGTGAACGCCCTGATTGTGCTGCTGACGCTGAAAGCCGCCGGGATGCGCATTCGGGGGTGGCGGCTTTTTTTGTCCGCATTTTTGGGCGCGGCGGCCTCGGTGGCGGCCTTGATGCTGCCGGCGATGGGCGTCCTTGGCCTTTTGGGCAAGGTGCTGCTTTCCTGCGGGATGGTGTTTCTCGCCCTGGGCAGAAGGCCGGTGCGAACCCTTTTGAAGGGACTGGCCATTTTTTATGGCTTCACTTTTTTGATGGGCGGCGCCACCTTCGCGGCGGCTTTTCTGATGAGCGGCGGGGTGAAGATAGCGGGGGGCGTGCTGTACGTTGACGGCCCCTACGCCTTCTATCTGGCGCTGGCGGGCCTTGCCGCCTTTGGCATCCAGCGGCTGGTCGCTGCCGTCCGCCGCCGGGGCCAGGGCGAGGTGGCCCGGGTGGAGCTTAAACTTTTTGGAGCGCCGGTGGTCATCCGGGGGCTGGTGGATACGGGCAACTGTCTTTCGGAGCCCATCAGCGGCCTGCCGGTGATCGTGGTGTGGCGGGAGGCCGTGGAACTGCCGGGATGGTTTTCGGCCCTGGAGCGGGGCGAAGCGCCGGGGGACGAAGCGCTGCCGGCGGGCGTGCGCCTGGTGCCCTTCCGGAGCCTGGGCGAAGGCGGGCATCTATGGTGTGTCAAAGTGAAGGATGTTAAGGTTGTGGGCAGTGAAGAGCTGGTGCTGGAGGAGGCCTACGTGGGCTTTGCCGGCGCGGGTTTCACGCCGGAGTGCGGATATGACGCCGTGGTGCCGCCGGGCGGCACGCGGGCGATAGGAGGATGA
- a CDS encoding response regulator has translation MAGQMILAVDDEVNIQELIRFNLESAGYRVEVAGSGEEALQKAAFEAPDLVLLDIMLPGMDGLEVCRRLRQNPRTQSIPVIMLTAKGEEVDKVVGLEMGADDYIVKPFGVRELTARVKAMFRRWDRPAQEEGEAGKRRTIGCLKIHEDTYEAFRGDAKLQLTLKEFELLKFLSANPGKVFSREQLLDRIWGYEYCGETRTVDVHIRHLRQKLEDPDGQTYIQTLRGVGYKWVYKG, from the coding sequence ATGGCGGGACAGATGATTTTAGCGGTGGACGACGAGGTCAACATTCAAGAGCTCATCCGCTTCAATCTGGAGAGTGCGGGCTACCGGGTGGAGGTGGCGGGAAGCGGTGAGGAGGCCCTTCAAAAGGCGGCTTTTGAAGCGCCGGATCTGGTGCTGCTGGATATTATGCTGCCGGGCATGGACGGCCTGGAGGTCTGCAGGCGGCTTCGGCAGAATCCGAGGACCCAATCCATTCCGGTCATTATGCTCACCGCGAAGGGCGAGGAAGTGGACAAGGTGGTGGGCCTTGAGATGGGCGCCGACGACTACATTGTTAAGCCCTTCGGCGTTCGGGAGCTGACCGCCCGGGTGAAGGCCATGTTCCGGCGCTGGGACCGCCCGGCCCAGGAGGAGGGCGAGGCGGGTAAGCGGCGCACCATCGGCTGCCTCAAAATCCATGAGGACACCTACGAAGCTTTTCGCGGTGACGCCAAACTCCAGCTCACCTTGAAAGAGTTTGAGCTTTTGAAGTTCCTTTCCGCCAATCCGGGCAAGGTGTTCTCCCGGGAACAGCTGCTGGACCGGATCTGGGGCTATGAATACTGCGGGGAGACCCGCACGGTGGATGTGCATATCCGCCATCTCCGGCAGAAGCTGGAGGATCCCGACGGTCAAACCTATATCCAGACCCTGCGCGGCGTGGGCTACAAATGGGTCTACAAGGGGTAA
- the sigE gene encoding RNA polymerase sporulation sigma factor SigE — protein sequence MKHGGLTGLRLKWVQALIRAGVIKKRIIHYISGGEALPPPLTLDEEHRLLGRLGGGDDAVKSVLIERNLRLVVYIARKFDNSGVNVEDLISIGTIGLIKAVNTFDVTKKIKLATYASRCIENEILMHLRRSSKLKAEVSFDEPLNVDWDGNELLLSDVLGTESDLVTRLIEDEVDRELLLGAIARLQPREKKIMELRFGIGTGLEKTQKEVADLLGISQSYISRLEKRIIKRLKKDLGKIV from the coding sequence ATGAAGCATGGCGGACTTACGGGTCTTCGGCTGAAATGGGTTCAGGCATTGATCCGGGCGGGGGTGATCAAGAAACGGATCATTCACTATATCAGCGGCGGGGAGGCGCTGCCGCCGCCCCTCACCCTGGATGAGGAGCACCGGCTTTTGGGCCGCCTTGGCGGCGGGGATGATGCGGTCAAAAGCGTGCTTATTGAACGCAATCTCCGGCTGGTGGTGTACATTGCAAGAAAGTTTGACAACAGCGGCGTCAATGTGGAGGATCTCATTTCCATTGGAACGATTGGGCTCATCAAGGCGGTGAACACCTTTGACGTGACCAAGAAGATCAAGCTGGCCACCTACGCCTCCCGCTGCATCGAGAATGAGATCTTGATGCATCTGAGGCGCAGCAGCAAGCTCAAGGCGGAGGTCTCCTTTGACGAACCGCTGAACGTGGATTGGGACGGGAACGAGCTGCTCTTATCCGACGTTTTGGGCACGGAAAGCGACCTGGTCACCCGGCTGATTGAGGACGAGGTGGACCGGGAACTGCTTCTCGGCGCCATCGCCCGGCTGCAGCCGAGGGAGAAGAAGATCATGGAGCTTCGCTTCGGCATCGGCACGGGCCTTGAGAAGACGCAGAAGGAGGTCGCGGATCTGCTCGGCATCTCCCAGTCCTACATCTCGAGGCTGGAAAAACGGATCATCAAGCGGCTGAAAAAAGATCTGGGAAAAATCGTCTAA
- the pnpS gene encoding two-component system histidine kinase PnpS, giving the protein MRKRIFTAILGLSVFAALAMAVFSVWFMERDYAAGARDTLLREARVLDRERQKEAPDGYQELARDFAEASGTRVTIVDSGGKVLADSAADPGIMASHEYRREIREAREEGTGYDRRRSATTGEDRLYVAFRGGDGIIVRLSVPLVSAFERMNSAWWILIAALLCILAVSLVIARRLSHSLSEPVLRITRTAHRIAEGHWEQKVAVEGEGEMRELTQSVAVMTEAMNNTLRELNENNARISTVLTAMSSGVVAVSPYLRVIMFNPAAERMLETRIKKDEHIMDVLWDPNLEGILISVMRLHETVRREQRMGERFLRMAIAPMIQGEKTIGAVAVMEDVTELRKLEVMRKEFVANVSHELKTPLTSIKGFAETLRDGALEQPEQAKRFLTIIDEEADRLTRLINDILNLSRMENQQEAPGEPLPEPVHFGRLVEDTAEMLAETARKRGLELTVSVDPGPLLVRVKADDGRQMILNLVDNALKYTPEGGRVAVSVRNAGETLIFSVSDTGIGIAKEHIPRLFERFYRVDKGRSRALGGTGLGLAIVKHIVLAMKGTIDVQSEEGKGTAFTVHIPKVKLN; this is encoded by the coding sequence ATGAGAAAGCGAATTTTTACCGCCATTTTGGGTCTCAGCGTCTTTGCGGCGCTGGCCATGGCGGTTTTTTCCGTATGGTTTATGGAGCGGGACTATGCGGCTGGCGCCAGGGACACCCTTCTTCGGGAGGCGAGGGTGCTGGACAGAGAGCGGCAGAAGGAAGCGCCGGACGGCTATCAGGAGCTGGCGCGGGATTTTGCCGAAGCATCCGGCACCCGGGTGACCATCGTGGATTCGGGCGGCAAGGTGCTGGCCGATTCCGCGGCCGATCCCGGCATCATGGCCAGCCACGAATACCGCCGGGAGATCCGTGAGGCGCGGGAGGAAGGCACGGGCTATGACCGCCGGCGCAGTGCCACCACCGGCGAAGACCGGCTCTATGTGGCTTTCCGGGGCGGGGACGGCATCATTGTGCGTCTTTCGGTCCCGCTGGTTTCGGCCTTCGAGCGCATGAACAGCGCCTGGTGGATCCTCATCGCGGCACTTCTTTGCATTTTGGCCGTGAGCCTTGTTATCGCCCGGCGGCTTTCCCACAGCCTGTCCGAGCCGGTCCTTCGCATCACGCGGACCGCCCACCGCATCGCCGAAGGTCACTGGGAGCAGAAGGTGGCCGTGGAGGGCGAGGGCGAGATGCGGGAGCTGACCCAGTCGGTGGCGGTGATGACCGAAGCCATGAACAATACGCTGAGGGAATTGAATGAAAATAATGCGCGGATTTCCACCGTGCTCACCGCCATGTCCAGCGGTGTGGTCGCCGTAAGCCCCTATCTTCGGGTCATCATGTTCAACCCGGCGGCCGAGCGCATGCTGGAAACGCGGATTAAGAAGGATGAACACATCATGGATGTGCTCTGGGACCCAAACCTTGAGGGCATCTTGATCAGCGTCATGCGTCTTCATGAAACGGTGCGCCGGGAACAGCGCATGGGCGAGCGGTTCCTGCGCATGGCCATTGCGCCCATGATCCAGGGCGAAAAGACCATTGGGGCGGTGGCGGTCATGGAGGATGTGACGGAGCTGAGAAAGCTGGAAGTGATGCGCAAGGAATTTGTGGCCAACGTGTCCCACGAGCTCAAAACGCCCCTCACCTCCATCAAGGGTTTTGCGGAGACGCTGCGGGACGGCGCCCTGGAACAGCCGGAACAGGCGAAACGCTTTTTGACCATCATCGATGAGGAGGCCGACCGCCTAACCCGGCTCATCAACGACATTTTGAATCTTTCGCGCATGGAGAACCAGCAGGAGGCACCCGGCGAGCCGCTTCCCGAGCCCGTCCACTTCGGCAGGCTGGTGGAGGATACCGCGGAGATGCTGGCGGAGACGGCCAGAAAGCGGGGACTGGAACTTACGGTATCGGTGGACCCCGGTCCCCTTTTGGTGCGGGTGAAAGCGGACGACGGGCGGCAGATGATCCTCAATCTGGTGGACAACGCGCTCAAGTATACGCCGGAGGGCGGACGGGTGGCGGTGTCGGTGCGGAACGCCGGAGAGACGCTCATTTTCAGCGTGTCGGATACGGGCATCGGCATCGCAAAGGAGCATATCCCGCGGCTGTTCGAGCGCTTCTACCGGGTGGATAAGGGGAGGTCCCGGGCCCTTGGCGGCACCGGTCTTGGCCTTGCCATTGTCAAACATATCGTTTTGGCCATGAAAGGCACCATCGACGTTCAAAGCGAGGAAGGCAAAGGCACCGCCTTTACGGTGCATATTCCCAAAGTCAAATTGAATTAA
- a CDS encoding SPL family radical SAM protein yields MEWIEARTLVTKNKSKAWFGTDYNMNIYRGCCHGCIYCDSRSACYGTEDFDRVRAKARALELIRDDLRRKTRKGVVATGAMSDPYNPLEVEHQLTRHALELLYAYGFGAAICTKSDLIARDLDVLEDIRRTAPVLAKFTVTTADEALAAKVEPGAPAPTRRFAALETLAKAGIRTGVLLMPVLPFLEDSEKNVTDVVNRAADSGARFVYAYFGVTLRQNQRQWYYDALDRMAPGLKERYVAQYGERYSCLSPKASRLKEAFEEVCERRGLIWTMPAIIQDYQLPYRADQMTLFE; encoded by the coding sequence ATGGAATGGATCGAGGCCAGGACACTGGTGACGAAAAATAAGTCAAAGGCATGGTTTGGCACCGATTACAACATGAATATCTATCGGGGGTGCTGTCATGGGTGTATCTACTGCGACTCCCGCAGCGCCTGCTACGGAACCGAGGATTTTGACCGGGTGCGGGCCAAGGCGAGGGCCCTTGAGCTCATCCGGGACGATCTTCGGCGCAAGACAAGAAAGGGTGTGGTTGCCACCGGCGCCATGTCCGACCCTTACAATCCCCTGGAAGTGGAGCATCAGCTGACCCGTCACGCCCTGGAGCTTCTTTATGCCTATGGCTTCGGGGCCGCCATCTGCACCAAGAGCGATCTCATAGCCCGGGATCTGGACGTGCTGGAGGATATCCGGCGGACGGCGCCCGTACTGGCAAAGTTTACGGTGACCACGGCGGATGAAGCGCTGGCGGCCAAGGTGGAACCGGGCGCGCCCGCGCCCACGCGGCGCTTTGCGGCCCTTGAGACGCTGGCAAAGGCGGGGATCAGGACGGGAGTTCTGCTCATGCCGGTGCTGCCCTTTCTGGAGGACAGCGAAAAAAACGTGACGGATGTGGTGAACCGGGCGGCGGACAGCGGCGCACGGTTTGTCTACGCCTATTTTGGCGTGACCCTGCGCCAGAACCAGCGGCAGTGGTACTATGACGCCCTGGACCGGATGGCGCCCGGGCTGAAGGAGCGGTATGTCGCCCAGTATGGGGAACGTTACAGCTGTCTGTCCCCCAAGGCGTCCCGGCTGAAGGAGGCCTTTGAGGAGGTCTGTGAACGGCGCGGCTTGATTTGGACCATGCCCGCCATCATCCAGGACTATCAACTGCCTTACCGAGCCGACCAGATGACGCTGTTCGAATGA
- a CDS encoding helix-turn-helix transcriptional regulator, with protein sequence MMDRLFEIVYILLDEKSATAADLARRFEVSEKTIYRDVDRLSAAGVPIYAVRGKGGGIQLTENFVLNRSLLSEREQNEIMMAVESLAAVSLPRDATLQKLRALFRREGPGWIEVDFSRWGGGGKAVFDGLKNAVLEKHPVAFDYYSAMGEHMRREAEPLQLWYKDRAWYLKAYCRTREGYRLFKLTRIRNLELLEGRFARELPPDLGTAPPDPQCLVTLRLHFAPELAYRVYDEFGPECAKKTKDGFEAVMTCPEDDWLYGYVLSFGDKAKVLEPERVRSTLRNKIAEMMRNYE encoded by the coding sequence ATGATGGACCGTCTGTTTGAGATCGTCTACATCCTGTTGGACGAAAAGAGCGCCACCGCCGCCGATCTGGCCCGGCGCTTCGAGGTTTCGGAGAAGACCATCTACCGGGACGTGGACCGGCTGAGCGCCGCGGGCGTACCCATCTATGCCGTACGGGGCAAGGGCGGGGGCATCCAGCTGACGGAGAACTTCGTGTTGAACCGGTCCCTGCTGTCCGAACGGGAACAAAACGAAATCATGATGGCGGTGGAGAGCCTCGCCGCCGTGAGCCTGCCCAGGGACGCCACCCTGCAAAAACTCCGGGCTCTGTTCCGGCGGGAGGGCCCCGGCTGGATTGAGGTGGACTTCAGCCGCTGGGGCGGCGGTGGGAAGGCGGTTTTTGACGGCCTGAAGAACGCGGTTCTGGAAAAACATCCGGTGGCTTTTGACTATTACAGCGCCATGGGGGAACACATGCGTCGGGAAGCGGAACCTCTGCAGCTTTGGTACAAGGACCGCGCCTGGTACCTCAAGGCTTACTGCCGGACCCGGGAGGGTTACCGGCTGTTTAAACTCACCCGCATTCGGAATCTGGAACTGCTGGAGGGACGCTTTGCGCGGGAACTGCCGCCGGATTTGGGGACGGCGCCGCCGGATCCGCAATGCCTTGTCACCCTCCGGCTTCATTTTGCACCGGAGCTGGCTTACCGGGTCTATGATGAGTTTGGCCCGGAGTGCGCCAAAAAAACAAAGGATGGCTTTGAAGCGGTGATGACCTGCCCTGAGGATGACTGGCTGTACGGCTATGTGCTCTCCTTCGGGGACAAAGCAAAGGTGCTGGAGCCGGAGCGGGTGCGCAGCACGCTGCGCAATAAAATTGCGGAAATGATGAGAAACTACGAATAG